The following proteins are co-located in the Desulfoscipio sp. XC116 genome:
- the rpsR gene encoding 30S ribosomal protein S18: MRRERGRRGKKRICSFCVDKMESVDYKDVPRLKKYITERGKILPRRISGNCARHQRMLTLAVKRARNIALLPFTAE; encoded by the coding sequence ATGAGGCGTGAACGTGGACGTCGGGGCAAAAAACGTATTTGTAGTTTTTGCGTCGACAAAATGGAAAGTGTTGATTATAAAGACGTGCCGCGTTTGAAAAAATATATTACTGAAAGGGGTAAAATTTTGCCCCGCCGTATTTCGGGCAATTGCGCTCGTCATCAGCGTATGCTGACTTTGGCGGTGAAAAGAGCCAGAAATATAGCATTGTTGCCATTTACAGCAGAGTAA
- a CDS encoding single-stranded DNA-binding protein has product MLNKVILIGRLTRDPELRYTPNGMQVASFALAMNRQYTNRQGEKADETTFIDIVVWQKLAETCANYLGKGRLVAVEGRLQSRSYEDKQGTRRKVVEVVASDVRFLDSGKDARGPVADGNKTAEGEHFASEISFNEEDIPF; this is encoded by the coding sequence ATGTTAAACAAGGTTATACTGATCGGCAGACTAACCCGGGATCCCGAATTACGCTATACACCCAATGGAATGCAGGTAGCAAGCTTTGCATTGGCTATGAATCGTCAATATACCAATCGGCAGGGTGAAAAGGCGGATGAAACTACTTTTATAGATATTGTTGTGTGGCAAAAACTGGCCGAAACCTGTGCAAATTATCTGGGCAAGGGACGCTTGGTAGCGGTGGAAGGAAGATTGCAATCACGTTCATATGAAGATAAACAGGGTACACGCCGTAAAGTAGTCGAGGTAGTGGCGAGTGATGTGCGTTTTCTGGATTCGGGCAAAGATGCTCGCGGGCCGGTTGCTGATGGGAATAAAACCGCTGAAGGTGAGCATTTTGCCAGTGAGATCAGTTTTAATGAGGAGGATATACCGTTTTAG
- the rpsF gene encoding 30S ribosomal protein S6, whose protein sequence is MRQYELVFIVRTDLDEEVTDALIGKVRGIAETNGAEIIKLEKWGKRRLAYEIKDCREGLYVIMNFKGDAAVAAELDRVLKITENILRHMIVREDEK, encoded by the coding sequence GTGCGTCAATATGAGTTGGTGTTTATAGTTAGGACAGACCTGGATGAAGAGGTTACCGATGCCTTAATCGGTAAAGTTAGAGGTATTGCGGAAACAAACGGCGCCGAAATAATCAAACTTGAAAAGTGGGGTAAGCGCAGACTGGCCTATGAAATTAAAGATTGTCGCGAAGGTCTTTACGTGATAATGAATTTTAAGGGCGATGCGGCAGTTGCCGCCGAACTTGACAGAGTATTAAAAATTACCGAAAATATACTGCGTCATATGATTGTTCGTGAGGATGAAAAATAA